The DNA segment ATCTGCGACAGGATCGTCATCATCTGCGAAGGCAAAGTGGAAGGTGTGCTGCCCCCGGATGCCTCCGACGCGGATTTCGGCCTGATGATGTCCGGCAGCAGGGGCGGAAAAACGGAAGATTCACCGGAGAGGAGTGCCGATCATGGCTGAGATGAACGGGAACGGCAACAACCATCTGCGGACTTCCGGGAGCCTGTTTGGGGATATCGGCCTGCCCACGGTGATCATCGCCGTCTTCTGGGTGCTTACCCTGGTTGCCGGCCATTTCGTGGGGATCTCCATGTCCACCCTGGTCAGCGATACCATCAAGCGGGCAGGGATGAACGGCATCCTTGTCCTCGCCATGGTGCCCGCCATCCAGTCGGGCACGGGACCGAACTTCGCCCTTCCCATCGGGATCGTCTGCGGGCTCCTGGGGCTCGTCACGTCCATCGAGATGGACATGACGGGGATGGCGTGGCTCCTGACATCCTTCACCCTCGCGATTCCCCTGGCGGCCGCGGTGGGTTACGGCTACGGCAAGCTGATGAACGCCGTCAAGGGCTCGGAGATGACCATCGCCACCTATACAGGCTTCTCCATCGTGGCCCTCATGTGCCTGGCCTGGCTCATGATCCCCTTCCGCAACCCCAAGATGGGCTGGTTCATCGGCAAGGGACTCCGGGAGACCATCCAGCTCGATGCCGTGGGCGGAGCCCAGATCCTCAATAACTTCCTCCTGTTCACCGTGGGCGACGTGATCATTCC comes from the Aminivibrio pyruvatiphilus genome and includes:
- a CDS encoding ABC transporter permease subunit; translated protein: MAEMNGNGNNHLRTSGSLFGDIGLPTVIIAVFWVLTLVAGHFVGISMSTLVSDTIKRAGMNGILVLAMVPAIQSGTGPNFALPIGIVCGLLGLVTSIEMDMTGMAWLLTSFTLAIPLAAAVGYGYGKLMNAVKGSEMTIATYTGFSIVALMCLAWLMIPFRNPKMGWFIGKGLRETIQLDAVGGAQILNNFLLFTVGDVIIPTGLLLTFAFFAFLVWLFFRSKLGIAISAGGINPKFAQAAGLNIDRNRVLANVVSTILGAIGIIVYSQSYGYAQLYTAPLMMAFPAVAAILIGGATASRAKVSHVVIGVVLFQGLLTTALPVANEIFVGTDLSEIMRMIIQNGIILYALTQVKRGVQ